The proteins below come from a single Bacteroidota bacterium genomic window:
- a CDS encoding S46 family peptidase encodes MKKLFLVFIAVFTIWTGVLAVTPPDEGMWLPIFVERLNYVDMQEMGLQLTAEEIYSINNSSIKDAIVGLSRGNTPSGFFCTAEVVSDQGLLFTNHHCGYSYIQEHSTIENDYLTDGFWAMSQEEELENPGLSATFFRSMADITDSIIPFLSDTMTEGQRSKKVSEITSKLKTRASEDGKYHVVTKGFFGGNEYYLFVYEVYTDVRLVGCPPSSVGKFGGDTDNWMWPRHTGDFCIFRVYTAPDGSPAAYNKEKNVPMKPKHHLPVSIAGYDKGDFAMIWGYPGSTERYLTSYGVEHNMDYLYPALINIFGKKLEI; translated from the coding sequence ATGAAAAAGTTATTCTTAGTTTTTATTGCGGTTTTCACTATATGGACGGGAGTCCTTGCTGTTACACCACCGGATGAAGGGATGTGGTTGCCGATCTTTGTTGAAAGGCTAAATTATGTTGACATGCAGGAGATGGGTTTACAACTCACTGCAGAGGAAATATATAGCATCAACAATTCCAGTATCAAAGATGCCATCGTTGGTTTATCGAGGGGAAACACTCCTTCAGGATTTTTCTGTACTGCTGAGGTTGTTTCTGATCAGGGATTGCTTTTCACCAACCATCATTGCGGTTATAGCTATATCCAGGAGCACAGCACCATTGAGAATGATTATCTCACTGATGGATTCTGGGCAATGAGCCAGGAAGAAGAGCTGGAAAATCCGGGACTGTCTGCCACATTTTTCCGTAGCATGGCTGATATCACTGACAGCATAATTCCATTTCTCAGCGATACCATGACGGAAGGGCAGCGTTCGAAAAAAGTATCTGAAATAACGAGTAAGTTGAAGACAAGAGCAAGCGAAGACGGTAAATATCATGTTGTCACCAAAGGATTTTTCGGTGGCAACGAGTATTACCTGTTCGTATACGAAGTATACACAGATGTAAGGCTGGTAGGATGCCCTCCATCTTCTGTAGGTAAATTTGGCGGGGACACTGATAACTGGATGTGGCCGAGACATACGGGTGACTTTTGCATTTTCAGGGTATATACAGCTCCTGACGGATCCCCTGCAGCGTATAATAAAGAAAAAAACGTCCCGATGAAACCCAAGCATCATCTTCCGGTTTCCATCGCAGGGTATGACAAAGGCGATTTTGCCATGATTTGGGGTTATCCGGGAAGCACAGAGCGTTATCTGACTTCTTACGGAGTAGAACACAACATGGATTATCTGTATCCGGCGCTCATCAACATCTTTGGAAAGAAACTTGAAATTT